The genomic stretch taatacattatcatttaagtatttaactgaatattaaaaattagatacatataattttattaaaatactgATAATTGAATTAGTattgtgtatgtgtgtgtgtgtctctctctctctctctctctctatgtaGATATAAATCATCGATTAACCTACTGTTATATTTTTGGCCCTACAAGTACAGATTCTGATGAATTGTGTTTCAAGAAAAGGGTTGGGGCCATCCTTCTTCTGGTACCTCACCTTGTGAATTGGGACCAGAAATCAGAAGGGGTTCTAGTTCTAGCTAGCTACTTTATCATACaatacaagaaaacaaaaaattattatggcATTGTGGCTCAAACTTGCAATATGACCGACCGTCATGGAGTTGAGAGTTGAAAAACTGCTATGGTATGAAAGCAGACAGTCAAAAATACCTGCAATATCTCTTGCTTTTTGTGAACAGACATCCAATTGTATTGAAAAACTGCTATGGTATGAAAGCTGACTTATTACTACAATTccttttaaaactcaaacttgcTTTTACATGGTGTTTCTGACCCGCAACAACATACAGCATTTTCTTACTGTCGGGAGCAAAAACAAGCTTTGTACACATTATAAGATCGATGAATATTCAATCAAGGGAACACTGGAACAAAAAATGCTCCCAAAAACTGTCATATCTTACTGCTACAAGATAGAGCTTTTCATGGAAAATTTTAAGGTCTGGTGATTAAATAGTTCAGCGATAGTTTAATATGATCAATAAACATAACCTGATACAGTTTACAAGATAAGATTTTAGTAGCCATATTTATTGGACCTTTAATATATctaataaactattatatattGGCTAGTTCTCATCTTCAAAACCCTAATACAAAAGTTTTATCTAGTGAAAACTCTCGTATCGAAAGGTTTTAAGAAGAGATTATCACAAATTCATATACCTAATTTTAAGTAATCAATTAAGTattcagatgatatatcattttatgattaagtaatttttaattaaagattaagtAACATTTAATTAGGTAATAATATATCGTATAAATGCccatttgattagttaaaacTGTGTACTCAACATTGCTCATCACAAATATTGTGTTTCAGGGACTAACTAATTATCATACGAAATGAAAATATACACAAACAAGGATATAAAAACTCCATTTCTAGTATATTATAAAGGGAAATGAAATGCTTTTACAGAAGGtaaacatcatcatcatcctctcCAGCTCTAGAAACATTAAATCTCTCAAAAGAGGCAGTAGTGCAAGCAAATTACACCTCTAATTTCTAATCAAGGACTACAATTTCACTTCCAGAATAGATAAAGTCGCTAGATATATAATCATCGTTTTGCACTGAAAGGTTAGAaacaaaatagagaaaaaggaaaaaaaaatcatgtacCTCTCTTTATATCTAGTAAGAAAATTTACAATGAGAGGCAAGGTAGCGGATATGGAGAGAAGGGTTGACCAATTATTCATGGCTCTTTTTTGAGAAACATAGAAGGAACCACGTCCTGCAGAAGCCCATAATCTGGAAGCTGTGGTTGATGATCATGATACTGCTCAAAAGAGACGTTTACATTATTCTGTGGGTGCATTTGCATAGCGccaccaccaccgccaccaTGGGTATTATGTATGGCTGCACCAGGCATGTAACTTCCAAGCCATTCATGATGGGAGTAGCTCGACATGTTGATCGGCGTCGGCGTTAGCATAGAGTGCTGGAACATTCCGGCGGTGCTGCCTCTCAGCGTTGTGGGGGTAGGGTGGTTGTGTTGGCCCTCGTACGTTGTGATGACAATCGATGGATCTTGAAATGACCTCTCCACGCGTTTCTTCACTGTGCATTTCTGAGTAGTGCACCTGTAATAGCTTCTGCATTAAGAAGGAAAAGTGGTCTCCCACATCAAATTTAGAATCAAAAGGCAacgttttttaattatttaggtttcatttatcaaatttagaatCAGAATTGTTTACTGACTGTGTCTGTGTGTACATGTTTATATGGGGCTTTCGTGTTTTGCGTATAAAGTTGACTAACTAACCTTGGATAAGGACTATTCTTTACAGCTTTTTGTCCATATTTTCTCCATCTATACCCGTCTTCAAGATGATCAACCTCGCTCTTTGTCATGAAGGCAACTCGCGGTTCCTTCTGTCTTTTTTCTCCTTGTTGCTTCTTTCCTTTGCTCCTGTGTCATCAAATCAGCATCAAAAGTTATTAATCGAAGTCCCACCAAGAAATTGAATCATAAACTAGCATGAATTGTTAAGAAACAAGATACTTACATTTTCTTGGAGGGTTCTCCTCCATCATCGGACCCTTTTGCTGGCGTCTCTTTCTTAATCTTGCCGGAATCTTCTTCTGCACCGGCCTCggtggaagaagaagagatggaaGAATTTGCGGTCGCCAAGTTTTCACCTTCAGGACTAACCAGTTTCTGATTACCTTCAACGGAAGAAAACACCTCAGATGAAGAAGGCGACATGCCGAAGGCCTTTTCAAGAGAATTATAATCCACCAACCCATTTAAGCAGTCGGAAAAGTTGACGGTTCCAGCATCAAACCCCTGTGAAGTAGTATGAAGAGAAGAACCAGCAATGGAGGGCTTGTGGTCATTATACATGCCGCCGGTTGCAGAAATATCATGTTGATCGTCATGGAAGAGAGATCGGTAATAAAAGTCTCTTGATTCCTTAGACATGGAAGAATTAGAAGATGAATTTGAACAAACAGAGAGGTAGCTAGCTAGCTAGACAGCGGTTGAT from Mangifera indica cultivar Alphonso chromosome 6, CATAS_Mindica_2.1, whole genome shotgun sequence encodes the following:
- the LOC123218577 gene encoding WRKY transcription factor 71, producing the protein MSKESRDFYYRSLFHDDQHDISATGGMYNDHKPSIAGSSLHTTSQGFDAGTVNFSDCLNGLVDYNSLEKAFGMSPSSSEVFSSVEGNQKLVSPEGENLATANSSISSSSTEAGAEEDSGKIKKETPAKGSDDGGEPSKKMSKGKKQQGEKRQKEPRVAFMTKSEVDHLEDGYRWRKYGQKAVKNSPYPRSYYRCTTQKCTVKKRVERSFQDPSIVITTYEGQHNHPTPTTLRGSTAGMFQHSMLTPTPINMSSYSHHEWLGSYMPGAAIHNTHGGGGGGAMQMHPQNNVNVSFEQYHDHQPQLPDYGLLQDVVPSMFLKKEP